The following are encoded in a window of Glandiceps talaboti chromosome 5, keGlaTala1.1, whole genome shotgun sequence genomic DNA:
- the LOC144434784 gene encoding TOM1-like protein 2 isoform X2, producing MSFFSSNPFASQVGQRIERATNENNASEDWALNIEICDIINETDDGPKDAMKAIKKKLVGNKKWKEVMLTLTVLETCVKNCGHRFHVLACKQDFGKEMVKVIQPINNPPTCVQEKILSLIQSWADAFRSSSDLQGMVQVYTELKSKGIEFPATDLDCMSPIYTPDRTVPEPQQQPPPPRPQTAPTRQPTVHQQPPPPQQQPMMAPQYMGPPQVMGPPQVMGPPPGQMVQPQQGPVSATPEQLAKLRSELDVCVGNVRVMAEMLNELSPATADVSDVELLQELNRTCRSMQQRVVQLIDRVTNEEVTGELLQINDDLNNAFVRYDRFERYRTGQTGQQQQQPQQQPQQQPQQQPPPPAAIPPVQPMGMAPSERPPAYSQSVPQVAAQPATMPLTSQTTVAAGNTELHQQLAGMTVSGGSVSSTLGQLNTTPATTQDEFDMFAQSRQVTYQDRGGSSYTDNTNIDQSGGLAGLVNARGNTGQPIQPASTDQLEEMEQWLQDTDLAENGEAENKEDQEPMTSSEFDRFLAERAAEADKLPTSSPQSQPAPSANRRGRQLQMEEAENTMFGL from the exons ATGTCGTTCTTCAGCTCGAACCCATTCGCTTCCCAAGTGGGGCAAAGAATAG AAAGAgctacaaatgaaaacaatgcatCAGAAGACTGGGCCttgaatattgaaatatgtgacATCATTAATGAAACAGATGATGG ACCTAAAGATGCCATGAAAGcaattaaaaagaaattagTTGGAAATAAAAAATGGAAAGAAGTAATGTTAACATTGACG GTCTTGGAGACATGTGTAAAGAATTGTGGACACAGATTCCATGTTTTAGCGTGCAAACAAGATTTTGGCAAAGAGATGGTTAAAGTTATACAACCAATAAATAATCCACCAACGTGTGTACAAGAAAAGATACTCAGCTTAATACAGTCATGGGCCGATGCTTTCCGCAGTTCATCAGATCTACAAGGAATGGTACAAGTTTACACGGAATTAAAATCAAAAGGAATTGAATTCCCAGCTACAGATTTAGATTGTATGTCACCCATATATACACCAGATAGG ACTGTGCCAGAACctcaacaacaaccaccaccaccacggcCTCAGACAGCTCCCACTAGACAACCAACTGTACatcaacaaccaccaccaccacaacaacaaccaatGATGGCCCCACAGTATATGGGTCCTCCACAAGTTATGGGTCCACCACAAGTTATGGGTCCACCACCTGGTCAGATGGTACAACCACAACAAGGTCCTGTTAGTGCTACTCCAGAGCAGCTAGCTAAATTACGTAGTGAACTTGACGTGTGTGTAGGAAATGTCAGAGTCATGGCTGAGATGCTTAATGAGCTTTCACCAGCTACTGCTGATGTCAGTGATGTAGAGTTACTACAG GAGTTAAACCGTACATGTAGATCCATGCAGCAACGAGTGGTACAATTGATTGATAGAGTGACAAATGAGGAAGTCACAG gAGAGCTTCTACAGATTAATGATGATTTAAATAATGCCTTTGTGAGGTATGACCGTTTTGAAAGGTACAGGACAGGTCAGACAGGCcagcaacaacagcaaccaCAACAGCAgccacaacaacaaccacaacaacaaccaccaccaccagcagctATTCCTCCTGTACAACCAATGGGTATGGCACCTTCAGAGAGACCTCCTGCATATTCACAG TCTGTACCACAGGTTGCAGCACAACCAGCAACAATGCCACTTACTTCACAAACGACAGTGGCTGCAGGGAACACAGAACTACATCAACAATTAGCAGGAATGA CGGTGTCTGGTGGATCAGTCAGCAGCACATTAGGACAGTTGAATACAACACCAGCAACTACTCAAGATGAATTTGACATGTTCGCACAGTCAAGACAAGTTACGTATCAAGATAGGGG TGGAAGTTCTTACACAGATaacacaaatatagaccagtctGGTGGATTGGCAGGTCTAGTCAATGCTAGAGGAAACACAGGACAACCT ATTCAGCCAGCTAGTACAGACCAGTTAGAAGAAATGGAACAATGGCTACAAGATACCGATTTG GCAGAAAATGGAGAAGCTGAAAATAAAGAAGACCAGGAACCTATGACTAGTTCAG AATTTGATAGATTTCTTGCTGAGAGGGCGGCAGAAGCAGACAAGTTGCCGACATCGTCACCACAATCACAACCAGCACCATCTGCCAATAGAAGGGGAAGACAACTTCAAATGGAAGAAGCAGAGAACACAATGTTTGGCCTTTAG
- the LOC144434784 gene encoding TOM1-like protein 2 isoform X1 → MSFFSSNPFASQVGQRIERATNENNASEDWALNIEICDIINETDDGPKDAMKAIKKKLVGNKKWKEVMLTLTVLETCVKNCGHRFHVLACKQDFGKEMVKVIQPINNPPTCVQEKILSLIQSWADAFRSSSDLQGMVQVYTELKSKGIEFPATDLDCMSPIYTPDRTVPEPQQQPPPPRPQTAPTRQPTVHQQPPPPQQQPMMAPQYMGPPQVMGPPQVMGPPPGQMVQPQQGPVSATPEQLAKLRSELDVCVGNVRVMAEMLNELSPATADVSDVELLQELNRTCRSMQQRVVQLIDRVTNEEVTGELLQINDDLNNAFVRYDRFERYRTGQTGQQQQQPQQQPQQQPQQQPPPPAAIPPVQPMGMAPSERPPAYSQAIQPPPPQPQPTTGEPATAQLIDLGFDPAPPAPQSVPQVAAQPATMPLTSQTTVAAGNTELHQQLAGMTVSGGSVSSTLGQLNTTPATTQDEFDMFAQSRQVTYQDRGGSSYTDNTNIDQSGGLAGLVNARGNTGQPIQPASTDQLEEMEQWLQDTDLAENGEAENKEDQEPMTSSEFDRFLAERAAEADKLPTSSPQSQPAPSANRRGRQLQMEEAENTMFGL, encoded by the exons ATGTCGTTCTTCAGCTCGAACCCATTCGCTTCCCAAGTGGGGCAAAGAATAG AAAGAgctacaaatgaaaacaatgcatCAGAAGACTGGGCCttgaatattgaaatatgtgacATCATTAATGAAACAGATGATGG ACCTAAAGATGCCATGAAAGcaattaaaaagaaattagTTGGAAATAAAAAATGGAAAGAAGTAATGTTAACATTGACG GTCTTGGAGACATGTGTAAAGAATTGTGGACACAGATTCCATGTTTTAGCGTGCAAACAAGATTTTGGCAAAGAGATGGTTAAAGTTATACAACCAATAAATAATCCACCAACGTGTGTACAAGAAAAGATACTCAGCTTAATACAGTCATGGGCCGATGCTTTCCGCAGTTCATCAGATCTACAAGGAATGGTACAAGTTTACACGGAATTAAAATCAAAAGGAATTGAATTCCCAGCTACAGATTTAGATTGTATGTCACCCATATATACACCAGATAGG ACTGTGCCAGAACctcaacaacaaccaccaccaccacggcCTCAGACAGCTCCCACTAGACAACCAACTGTACatcaacaaccaccaccaccacaacaacaaccaatGATGGCCCCACAGTATATGGGTCCTCCACAAGTTATGGGTCCACCACAAGTTATGGGTCCACCACCTGGTCAGATGGTACAACCACAACAAGGTCCTGTTAGTGCTACTCCAGAGCAGCTAGCTAAATTACGTAGTGAACTTGACGTGTGTGTAGGAAATGTCAGAGTCATGGCTGAGATGCTTAATGAGCTTTCACCAGCTACTGCTGATGTCAGTGATGTAGAGTTACTACAG GAGTTAAACCGTACATGTAGATCCATGCAGCAACGAGTGGTACAATTGATTGATAGAGTGACAAATGAGGAAGTCACAG gAGAGCTTCTACAGATTAATGATGATTTAAATAATGCCTTTGTGAGGTATGACCGTTTTGAAAGGTACAGGACAGGTCAGACAGGCcagcaacaacagcaaccaCAACAGCAgccacaacaacaaccacaacaacaaccaccaccaccagcagctATTCCTCCTGTACAACCAATGGGTATGGCACCTTCAGAGAGACCTCCTGCATATTCACAG GCCATACAACCCCCACCTCCCCAACCTCAGCCCACCACTGGAGAGCCTGCTACAGCACAGCTAATTGACTTAGGTTTTGATCCTGCTCCTCCCGCTCCGCAGTCTGTACCACAGGTTGCAGCACAACCAGCAACAATGCCACTTACTTCACAAACGACAGTGGCTGCAGGGAACACAGAACTACATCAACAATTAGCAGGAATGA CGGTGTCTGGTGGATCAGTCAGCAGCACATTAGGACAGTTGAATACAACACCAGCAACTACTCAAGATGAATTTGACATGTTCGCACAGTCAAGACAAGTTACGTATCAAGATAGGGG TGGAAGTTCTTACACAGATaacacaaatatagaccagtctGGTGGATTGGCAGGTCTAGTCAATGCTAGAGGAAACACAGGACAACCT ATTCAGCCAGCTAGTACAGACCAGTTAGAAGAAATGGAACAATGGCTACAAGATACCGATTTG GCAGAAAATGGAGAAGCTGAAAATAAAGAAGACCAGGAACCTATGACTAGTTCAG AATTTGATAGATTTCTTGCTGAGAGGGCGGCAGAAGCAGACAAGTTGCCGACATCGTCACCACAATCACAACCAGCACCATCTGCCAATAGAAGGGGAAGACAACTTCAAATGGAAGAAGCAGAGAACACAATGTTTGGCCTTTAG
- the LOC144435624 gene encoding dynein regulatory complex subunit 3-like isoform X1, translated as MSRLYDTVEPSVIDEDMLQKAVEEQGPKEEAGNIAKQEGIDFCDVTQLRLDFKNILKIDNLWQFTSLTKLQLDNNIIERIEGLDVLVNLIWLDLSFNNIEVIEGLEKLTKLEDVTFYNNRISVIENMDSLKKLHVFSIGNNDVKPLENVKYLRRFKNLQTLNLSGNAFCDDPNYKAYVVAHIPSLVYLDFRLIDSNTRDSANEQYKYSIEELEADERAAERKEEEEKAQEKEFERQKDAYVENLNGPHLFESMFADDAEAPKLAALPGVEELLVIFQEKFTDICKQLFEFGLGEHTKRQGEVDEFFECVEDAKTENKEMGTKRIDNFLAYKKKLFTDLPLVSDQKVLDARIDEYHKEVNSIWDSLMGFELQLVDQLEETIKEFERNMADMVSTFVENVQALISQCRELENQHHEKLLEIAVITLEKFVKNELDDEIPDDLRVLFVDKDTIQNAVSASHDLHLLKIDNREDDIITRANGWMASLMEKIHQEEEIKRSRDRVGEINNLIDHLNDEIENLDLHGGL; from the exons ATGAGTCGGTTGTATGACACGGTAGAACCTTCTGTCATTGATGAGGACATGCTACAGAAAGCTGTAGAAGAACAGGGACCTAAAGAAGAAGCTGGAAATATTGCAAAACAAGAAGGAATTGATTTCTGTGATGTCACACAACTTAGATTAGATTTTAAAA atatCTTAAAAATTGATAACCTTTGGCAGTTCACAAGTCTCACTAAACTTCAACTTGACAATAACATTATTGAAAGGATTGAGGGTTTGGATGTGTTGGTCAACTTGATATGGTTAG ATTTGTCTTTCAACAACATAGAAGTGATTGAGGGGTTAGAGAAACTGACAAAACTGGAAGATGTGACATTTTACAACAACAGAATATCAGTCATAGAAAACATGGACTCACTCAAAAAATTACATGTGTTCTCCATTGGAAACAATGATGTTAAACCATTAgaaaat GTGAAATACCTTCGAAGATTCAAAAATTTGCAGACCCTTAATTTGAGTGGCAATGCCTTCTGTGATGATCCAAATTACAAAGCCTATGTTGTAGCACACATACCTAGTTTGGTCTATCTAGACTTCAGATTAATCGACAGCAACACG AGGGATTCAGCCAATGAACAGTACAAGTACTCCATAGAAGAACTGGAAGCTGATGAGAGAGCTGCTGAGAGGAAAGAAGAGGAAGAAAAAGCTCAAGAGAAAGAATTTGAACGACAGAAG GATGCTTACGTGGAGAATCTCAATGGGCCACATCTGTTTGAAAGTATGTTTGCAGATGATGCCGAGGCACCTAAACTGGCAGCATTACCAGGGGTTGAAGAATTGCTTGTTAT TTTTCAAGAGAAATTTACTGACATCTGCAAGCAGCTGTTTGAGTTTGGTCTTGGTGAACATACAAAGAGACAGGGGGAAGTAGATGAGTTCTTTGAATGTGTAGAAGACGCCAagacagaaaacaaagaaatggGTACTAAGAGGATTGATAACTTCCTGGCATATAAGAAGAAG TTGTTTACTGATTTACCATTGGTCAGTGATCAGAAGGTGCTTGATGCCAGAATAGATGAATACCACAAAGAAGTTAACAGTATTTGGGATTCTTTGATGGGATTTGAACTACAGTTAGTGGACCAACTAGAG GAAACTATCAAAGAGTTTGAACGTAACATGGCTGACATGGTGTCTACATTTGTTGAAAATGTACAAGCACT TATTTCACAATGTCGTGAACTTGAAAACCAACACCATGAGAAACTACTGGAGATTGCTGTAATAACGCTGGAAAAGTTTGTCAAGAATGAATTGGACGATGAGATCCCAGATGATCTGAGAGTG CTATTTGTTGACAAAGACACCATACAGAATGCAGTCAGTGCATCACATGACCTGCATCTACTGAAGATTGATAACCGTGAGGACGACATCATCACACGTGCCAATGGCTGGATGGCGTCATTGATGGAGAAGATCCACCAGGAGGAGGAAATTAAGAGAAGCCGTGACAGAGTCGGTGAAATCAACAATCTTATTGATCATCTGAATGATGAAATCGAGAACTTGGATTTACACGGAGGACTCTAA
- the LOC144435624 gene encoding dynein regulatory complex subunit 3-like isoform X2 codes for MSRLYDTVEPSVIDEDMLQKAVEEQGPKEEAGNIAKQEGIDFCDVTQLRLDFKNILKIDNLWQFTSLTKLQLDNNIIERIEGLDVLVNLIWLDLSFNNIEVIEGLEKLTKLEDVTFYNNRISVIENMDSLKKLHVFSIGNNDVKPLENVKYLRRFKNLQTLNLSGNAFCDDPNYKAYVVAHIPSLVYLDFRLIDSNTRDSANEQYKYSIEELEADERAAERKEEEEKAQEKEFERQKDAYVENLNGPHLFESMFADDAEAPKLAALPGVEELLLTFQEKFTDICKQLFEFGLGEHTKRQGEVDEFFECVEDAKTENKEMGTKRIDNFLAYKKKLFTDLPLVSDQKVLDARIDEYHKEVNSIWDSLMGFELQLVDQLEETIKEFERNMADMVSTFVENVQALISQCRELENQHHEKLLEIAVITLEKFVKNELDDEIPDDLRVLFVDKDTIQNAVSASHDLHLLKIDNREDDIITRANGWMASLMEKIHQEEEIKRSRDRVGEINNLIDHLNDEIENLDLHGGL; via the exons ATGAGTCGGTTGTATGACACGGTAGAACCTTCTGTCATTGATGAGGACATGCTACAGAAAGCTGTAGAAGAACAGGGACCTAAAGAAGAAGCTGGAAATATTGCAAAACAAGAAGGAATTGATTTCTGTGATGTCACACAACTTAGATTAGATTTTAAAA atatCTTAAAAATTGATAACCTTTGGCAGTTCACAAGTCTCACTAAACTTCAACTTGACAATAACATTATTGAAAGGATTGAGGGTTTGGATGTGTTGGTCAACTTGATATGGTTAG ATTTGTCTTTCAACAACATAGAAGTGATTGAGGGGTTAGAGAAACTGACAAAACTGGAAGATGTGACATTTTACAACAACAGAATATCAGTCATAGAAAACATGGACTCACTCAAAAAATTACATGTGTTCTCCATTGGAAACAATGATGTTAAACCATTAgaaaat GTGAAATACCTTCGAAGATTCAAAAATTTGCAGACCCTTAATTTGAGTGGCAATGCCTTCTGTGATGATCCAAATTACAAAGCCTATGTTGTAGCACACATACCTAGTTTGGTCTATCTAGACTTCAGATTAATCGACAGCAACACG AGGGATTCAGCCAATGAACAGTACAAGTACTCCATAGAAGAACTGGAAGCTGATGAGAGAGCTGCTGAGAGGAAAGAAGAGGAAGAAAAAGCTCAAGAGAAAGAATTTGAACGACAGAAG GATGCTTACGTGGAGAATCTCAATGGGCCACATCTGTTTGAAAGTATGTTTGCAGATGATGCCGAGGCACCTAAACTGGCAGCATTACCAGGGGTTGAAGAATTGCTT CTTACTTTTCAAGAGAAATTTACTGACATCTGCAAGCAGCTGTTTGAGTTTGGTCTTGGTGAACATACAAAGAGACAGGGGGAAGTAGATGAGTTCTTTGAATGTGTAGAAGACGCCAagacagaaaacaaagaaatggGTACTAAGAGGATTGATAACTTCCTGGCATATAAGAAGAAG TTGTTTACTGATTTACCATTGGTCAGTGATCAGAAGGTGCTTGATGCCAGAATAGATGAATACCACAAAGAAGTTAACAGTATTTGGGATTCTTTGATGGGATTTGAACTACAGTTAGTGGACCAACTAGAG GAAACTATCAAAGAGTTTGAACGTAACATGGCTGACATGGTGTCTACATTTGTTGAAAATGTACAAGCACT TATTTCACAATGTCGTGAACTTGAAAACCAACACCATGAGAAACTACTGGAGATTGCTGTAATAACGCTGGAAAAGTTTGTCAAGAATGAATTGGACGATGAGATCCCAGATGATCTGAGAGTG CTATTTGTTGACAAAGACACCATACAGAATGCAGTCAGTGCATCACATGACCTGCATCTACTGAAGATTGATAACCGTGAGGACGACATCATCACACGTGCCAATGGCTGGATGGCGTCATTGATGGAGAAGATCCACCAGGAGGAGGAAATTAAGAGAAGCCGTGACAGAGTCGGTGAAATCAACAATCTTATTGATCATCTGAATGATGAAATCGAGAACTTGGATTTACACGGAGGACTCTAA
- the LOC144435836 gene encoding ATP synthase mitochondrial F1 complex assembly factor 2-like, whose amino-acid sequence MFARFSLVCHRCLHQQSRQTNQYRRMSSFIRDVRKFYKNVSITQSEGMYEINLDNRKLKTPMGKIFTVPNEALAICVANEWDSQDEKIKRHTMHMTSLCYTLLDNPTHRNKETVIKAILHFLNTDTVCFHEEEPPEFYALQQKEWNPILQWVNRRYNVNIHATTSLMGPEISPETREVFRQHLKSYNTWAIVGYESIVQNLKSLILTSALIDRHLTVEEAVHLSRLEYVYQTSEWGRVEWAHDLDEADLKARVAAGTLFVHLSSESTHVVEKLDAKAEQ is encoded by the exons ATGTTTGCGCGATTTTCTCTTGTGTGCCACCGTTGCCTTCATCAGCAATCAAGACAAACGAACCAATATCGACGAATGTCATCCTTTATCAGAG ATGTAAGAAAATTCTACAAGAATGTGAGTATAACACAGTCAGAAGGAATGTATGAAATCAATTTAGACAATCGTAAATTGAAAACACCCATGGGTAAAATCTTCACTGTACCAAATGAAGCACTGGCTATCTGTGTGGCTAATGAATGGGACTCACAAGATGAGAAGATCAAGAGACACACAATGCATATG ACATCTTTATGTTATACACTACTGGATAACCCAacacacagaaataaagaaaCTGTGATCAAGGCAATACTACACTTTCTGAACACAGATACTGTATG tTTCCATGAAGAAGAGCCTCCAGAATTCTATGCTCTACAACAGAAAGAATGGAATCCAATTCTTCAATGGGTCAACAGACGTTACAATGTCAACATACATGCCACTACAAGTTTGATGGGACCAGAAATTTCACCAGAAACAAGAGAAGTGTTTAGACAACATCTAAAGTCTTATAATACTTGGGCTATTGTAG GCTATGAATCAATAGTTCAAAATTTGAAGTCTCTGATTCTAACAAGTGCTCTTATAGACCGTCATCTAACTGTAGAGGAAGCCGTACACTTGTCAAGACTAGAATATGTTTATCAG ACTTCAGAATGGGGTCGTGTAGAGTGGGCACATGATTTGGATGAAGCTGATCTTAAAGCCAGGGTAGCAGCAGGTACATTGTTTGTACACCTGTCTTCAGAAAGTACACATGTCGTAGAAAAACTAGATGCCAAAGCCGAACAATGA
- the LOC144435804 gene encoding glucose-induced degradation protein 4 homolog, with product MPGKVALVPPPPAYSKQPGVTRSLLYSGSKFQGYQKSKGNCYDVEVELQHVDEANSFLCGYLKIKGLTEEYPTLTTFFDGEIISQKYPFLTRKWEADEEVDRKHWGKFLSFYQYAKTFNTDTFDYEELKHTDFVFMRWKEHFLVPDHTIKDINGASFAGFYYICFTKSTASIEGYYYHRSSEWFQSLNLTHVPEHSIPIYEFR from the exons ATGCCTGGAAAAGTAGCTCTGGTACCACCTCCCCCGGCGTACTCGAAACAACCGGGAGTCACAAGGTCCCTTTTGTACAGTGGTTCGAAATTCCAAGGTTATCAAAAAAGTAAAGGTAACTGCTATGACGTTGAGGTCGAATTGCAG CATGTGGACGAAGCCAACAGTTTCTTATGTGGTTATCTGAAAATAAAAGGTTTAACAGAAGAATATCCAACACTCACGACATTCTTTGATGGCGAAATCATCAGCCAGAAATATCCATTTCTCACAAGGAAATGGGAGGCAGATGAAGAAGTGGACAGAAAACACTGG GGaaaatttttatctttttacCAATATGCCAAAACATTTAACACGGACACTTTTGATTATGAAGAGTTAAAACACACAGATTTTGTATTTATGAGGTGGAAG GAGCATTTTCTCGTTCCAGATCACACAATCAAAGATATAAACGGTGCATCATTTGCCggattttattacatttgttttaCTAAATCTACAGCAAGTATAGAAGGCTATTACTATCACAGGAGTTCTGAGTG GTTTCAATCTCTAAATCTGACTCATGTACCAGAACATAGCATACCAATCTATGAATTcagatga